One window of the Nicotiana tabacum cultivar K326 chromosome 4, ASM71507v2, whole genome shotgun sequence genome contains the following:
- the LOC142179777 gene encoding uncharacterized protein LOC142179777, translating into MEPVGGPDDEDMPYFFTLKCEECDSITPEQCCYMSGSFFHVGKEVNHVAKCYGCDREGTVKLIPGHGSKFTASDAIEGDYTPLMMFQCEGLVPEDYLFNGGWRLTTVNSSVNFLTSFL; encoded by the exons ATGGAACCAGTGGGAGGTCCAGATGACGAAGATATGCCTTATTTTTTCACT CTAAAATGTGAAGAATGTGACAGCATTACCCCAGAACAATGTTGTTACATGAGTGGCTCGTTTTTCCACGTTGGGAAAGAAGTCAACCATGTGGCAAAG TGCTATGGATGTGATAGGGAAGGAACTGTTAAGCTAATTCCAGGCCATGGCTCTAAGTTTACTGCCAGTGATGCTATAGAGGGGGATTATACCCCTCTTATGATGTTCCAGTGCGAAGGTTTAGTGCCTGAGGATTATCTCTTCAATGGTGGTTGGAGGCTGACCACTGTAAATTCATCCGTCAATTTCCTGACTTCCTTCCTCTAA